The sequence below is a genomic window from bacterium.
AGCGGATCCCCGCGCCGGAAACGGCTGCTCGAGGACATGGGCCTGGCCTTCACGATCCAGCCTGCCGACGTTTGCGAGGATGCGCTGCCCTCTGAAACGCCTCGCGCCCTCGTCGAGCGGCTGGCATTGGCCAAAGCCGGGGCGATTGCGGCGGAGCACCCGCACCCGACGGTCGTGCTGGGCTCCGACACGGTGGTCGTGCTGGGCGGGGACGTGCTCGGCAAGCCTCGGGATCCGGAGCACGCGGTCGAGTTGCTCAGCCGGCTGGTCGGCCAGACCCATCAGGTGCTCACCGGCGTCGCCCTGATGAGCGGTGACGGAAGCCTCCGCAAGGTCGTCTGCGTCGAGAGCCGTGTCGTCATGCGGCCGGCAGAGCAGGAAGAGCTTCGCCGCTACGTCGCAACCGGTGAATCCCTCGACAAGGCCGGCGCCTATGCCCTCCAGGGCGAGGGTCGACGATTCGTCGTGCGGGTCGAAGGCAGCGAAACCAACGTGATCGGCCTGCCGGTCGACGAGACCTTCGCCCTCTTGCGCGAGGCGGGCTTCGACCCGCACCTGCCGTGAGCAGCGCGGCGGAAAGGCTCGCCCAGGTACGCGACCGGATCCAGGACGCCACAGCACGTTGCGGACGCGATCCGAGCGAGGTGACGCTACTCGGTGTCAGCAAGCGACAGCCCCTCGAACGGGTGCTCGGCGCGATCGAAGCCGGCCTCACCCACCTCGGCGAGAACTACGCCCAGGAAGCGCGGGACAAGCGTCCTGCCTTCGACGCGGAGCTGAAACAGCGAGGCCTCCCCGCTCCGCGTTGGCACTTCGTCGGCCAACTCCAGCGGAACAAGGCCCGACTCGTGGTGCCGCTCTTCGATGTCGTGGAAACCGTCGACCGGGCAAAGCTCGCCACCGCCCTCGATCGCGCCGCCGAGCCTTCGGGCCAGGCCCTCGACGTGCTGCTCCAGGTCGATCTGAGCGATGAAGCGAGCGAAGGGCCCAAGGGCGGCATCGCGCCGGAGGGTCTTCCCGGCCTGCTCGCGGAGGTGGCCGGCCTGGCGAACCTGCGAGCCGTCGGACTGATGGCGATCCCTGCCGTCCAGCCGGATCCCGAGGCCTCCCGCGCCGCCTTCGCCCGGCTCCGAGCCTTGCGGGACGACTTGTCTTCGCGGCCCGAAGGGGGAAGCTTGCGGGAGCTCTCCATGGGCATGTCCGCCGATTTCGAGGTCGCCATCGAAGAGGGCGCCACGATCGTACGGGTGGGCACGGCCCTGTTCGGCCCCAGGGATTCCTGAGCCAGGGATCTCATGGGACCCATCGAAACCTCGCTCGCAGGAGTTCCAGACGATGACCACCCAGCAGAATTCGCGCATCGGCTTTCTGGGCGCTGGCGCCATGGGAGAGGCCCTGGCCTCTGGCGTCATCCACGCGGGCACCGCCCCCGACCAGGTTCGGGTCGCCGATCCCCTCGCCGAGCGGACCAAGCAGCTCGAAGAACGCCACGGCCTGCGCGGCGGCACCGACAACCGGGCGGTCGTTGCCGAAAGCGATGTGGTCGTCCTCGCCGTGAAACCCGGCCTGGTTGCGGAGGTTCTCGCGGGCGTGCGCGAGGCGCCCAGGGCGGCCGACGTCCTCTGGGTATCGATCGCGGCGGGGATTCCCCTGGCTCGCCTCGAAGCCGGCTTGCCCACGGGAGCTCGGATCATTCGCGCGATGCCCAACACGCCCGCGCTAGTCGGCGCTGGTGCGACGGCCTTCGTCGCCAACCCGGCCTGCAGTGCGGACGACCGGACCCGCGCGCATGCCATCTTCGACGCCGTTGGCCTCACCTGGGAAACCCATGACGAGGGTCTCCTCGATGCGGTGACCGGGTTGTCCGGCAGTGGCCCGGCCTATGTCTTCGTCCTGCTCGATGCCCTGGCCGACGCAGGCGTGCGCATGGGCCTGCCCCGGGATGCCGCAGGTGCGCTCGCAACCCAGACCGTCTTCGGCGCCGCCAAGCTCGCGCTCGAAACCGGCCGGCATCCGGCCGCGCTCAAGGATCAGGTCACCTCCCCGGGCGGCACCACCATCGCCGGCCTCGAGGCCCTGGAGCAGGCTGGCTTGCGAGCCGCCGTCTACGCGGCCGTGGCGGCAGCAACGGCTCGATCCAGGGAGCTGGGCGAGAGCTGACGCCCCGCCGCCGGAGAACCCTCAAGGTCACGCCTCCTTGGGCCGATGAGTTGCGCAGCCGCGAAGCCCTTCGCAGGGGGAGATCCGCTTGAAGCTCACGCCGCTCGACATCCAGAAGCATGCCTTCACCCAGCGCATGCGGGGCGCGGATCCCGTGGAGGTCGAGGCGTTCCTGCAGATGGTCAGTGAAGACTATGAAGCCTTGATGCGCGAGCGCGATCAACTTGCGGAGCGCGCCAGCCAGCTGGAGGAGCGCGTCAAGGAACTCGGCCAGAACGAAAAAACCCTTCAGCATACGCTGGTTACCGCTCAGACCTTGAGTGACGACCTCAAGAAGACTGCAATGCGGGAGGCAGAGGTTCGCGTGGGCGAGGCCGAGGTCCAGGCGGAGAAAGTGCTGGCAGCTTCCCACCGCCGGGCAGCACGGATCTCCGAGGACATCCGCGAGATGAAGGCGCTCCGCAGCCGCCTCGGAGCCGCGCTGCGCCAGACGCTGGAGACCCATCTAGCCCTGGTCGAAACGATCACGGCAGCCGAGGAAACCGAACAGGAGACCGGCCG
It includes:
- a CDS encoding septum formation inhibitor Maf yields the protein MNPTVNPTLKPTASDRPLVRAIAVPDRAGRRQESPANIEPSLPFGSFARRTPGPLDGARLGRDDCRVANLEAPALVLASGSPRRKRLLEDMGLAFTIQPADVCEDALPSETPRALVERLALAKAGAIAAEHPHPTVVLGSDTVVVLGGDVLGKPRDPEHAVELLSRLVGQTHQVLTGVALMSGDGSLRKVVCVESRVVMRPAEQEELRRYVATGESLDKAGAYALQGEGRRFVVRVEGSETNVIGLPVDETFALLREAGFDPHLP
- a CDS encoding YggS family pyridoxal phosphate-dependent enzyme encodes the protein MSSAAERLAQVRDRIQDATARCGRDPSEVTLLGVSKRQPLERVLGAIEAGLTHLGENYAQEARDKRPAFDAELKQRGLPAPRWHFVGQLQRNKARLVVPLFDVVETVDRAKLATALDRAAEPSGQALDVLLQVDLSDEASEGPKGGIAPEGLPGLLAEVAGLANLRAVGLMAIPAVQPDPEASRAAFARLRALRDDLSSRPEGGSLRELSMGMSADFEVAIEEGATIVRVGTALFGPRDS
- the proC gene encoding pyrroline-5-carboxylate reductase, which codes for MTTQQNSRIGFLGAGAMGEALASGVIHAGTAPDQVRVADPLAERTKQLEERHGLRGGTDNRAVVAESDVVVLAVKPGLVAEVLAGVREAPRAADVLWVSIAAGIPLARLEAGLPTGARIIRAMPNTPALVGAGATAFVANPACSADDRTRAHAIFDAVGLTWETHDEGLLDAVTGLSGSGPAYVFVLLDALADAGVRMGLPRDAAGALATQTVFGAAKLALETGRHPAALKDQVTSPGGTTIAGLEALEQAGLRAAVYAAVAAATARSRELGES
- a CDS encoding DivIVA domain-containing protein yields the protein MKLTPLDIQKHAFTQRMRGADPVEVEAFLQMVSEDYEALMRERDQLAERASQLEERVKELGQNEKTLQHTLVTAQTLSDDLKKTAMREAEVRVGEAEVQAEKVLAASHRRAARISEDIREMKALRSRLGAALRQTLETHLALVETITAAEETEQETGRPDPSLQQAERR